One part of the Muntiacus reevesi chromosome 18, mMunRee1.1, whole genome shotgun sequence genome encodes these proteins:
- the TBX2 gene encoding T-box transcription factor TBX2 isoform X1: MREPALAASAMAYHPFHAPRPADFPMSAFLAAAQPSFFPALALPPGALAKPLPDPGLAGAAAAAAAAAAAAEAGLHVSALGPHPPAAHLRSLKSLEPEDEVEDDPKVTLEAKELWDQFHKLGTEMVITKSGRRMFPPFKVRVSGLDKKAKYILLMDIVAADDCRYKFHNSRWMVAGKADPEMPKRMYIHPDSPATGEQWMAKPVAFHKLKLTNNISDKHGFTILNSMHKYQPRFHIVRANDILKLPYSTFRTYVFPETDFIAVTAYQNDKITQLKIDNNPFAKGFRDTGNGRREKRKQLTLPSLRLYEEHCKPERDGAESDASSCEPPPAREPPPSPGTAPSPLRLHRTRAEEKSCAADSDPEPERLGEERAGPALGRSPALDSSSPPRLTEPDRARERRSPERGKEPAESVGDGPFGLRSLEKERAEARRKDEGRKEAGEGKEPGLAPLVVQTDSASPLGAGHLPGLAFSGHLHGQQFFGPLGAGQPLFLHPGQFAMGPGAFSAMGMGHLLASVAGSGGGGGGGGPGTATGLDAGGLGPAGSAASTAGPFPFHLSQHMLASQGIPMPTFGGLFPYPYTYMAAAAAAASALPATSAAAAAAAAAGSLSRSPFLGSSRPRLRFSPYQIPVSIPPSTSLLTTGLAAEGSKAAGGGNSREPSPLPELALRKVGAPARVALSPGGAAKEAASELQSIQRLVAQPGHFRGREALASSSPGASGTVRRRKGEGEQASGLPGHLRGLIHLQGRESCPLPGKEPAPRPR; the protein is encoded by the exons ATGAGAGAGCCGGCGCTGGCGGCCAGCGCCATGGCTTACCACCCGTTCCACGCGCCACGGCCGGCCGACTTCCCCATGTCCGCCTTCCTGGCGGCGGCGCAGCCCTCCTTCTTCCCGGCTCTCGCGCTGCCGCCCGGCGCTCTGGCCAAGCCGCTGCCCGACCCGGGCttggcgggggcggcggcggcggcggccgcggcggcggcggcggccgaggcGGGGCTGCACGTCTCGGCACTCGGCCCGCATCCGCCCGCCGCTCATCTGCGCTCGCTTAAGAGCCTGGAGCCCGAGGACGAGGTGGAGGACGACCCCAAGGTGACGCTGGAGGCCAAGGAGCTGTGGGACCAGTTCCACAAGCTGGGCACCGAGATGGTCATCACCAAGTCCGGGAG AAGGATGTTTCCTCCCTTCAAGGTGCGAGTCAGCGGCCTGGACAAGAAGGCCAAATACATCCTGCTGATGGACATTGTGGCCGCTGATGACTGCCGGTATAAATTCCATAACTCCCGCTGGATGGTGGCAGGCAAGGCCGACCCCGAGATGCCCAAGCGGATGTACATCCACCCGGACAGCCCAGCCACGGGGGAGCAGTGGATGGCCAAGCCGGTGGCCTTCCACAAGCTCAAGCTGACCAACAACATCTCGGACAAACACGGCTTC ACCATCCTGAACTCCATGCACAAGTACCAACCGCGCTTCCATATCGTGCGAGCCAACGACATCCTGAAACTGCCCTACAGCACGTTCCGCACCTACGTGTTCCCCGAGACCGACTTCATCGCGGTCACCGCCTACCAGAATGACAAG ATCACGCAGCTTAAGATCGACAACAACCCGTTTGCCAAAGGCTTCCGGGACACCGGGAACGGCCGGCGGGAGAAAAG GAAGCAGCTGACGCTGCCGTCGCTGCGCCTGTATGAGGAGCACTGCAAGCCGGAGCGCGACGGCGCGGAGTCGGACGCCTCATCCTGCGAGCCTCCCCCTGCGCGGGAACCGCCGCCGTCTCCAGGGACGGCGCCCAGCCCCCTGCGCCTGCACCGGACCAGAG CCGAGGAGAAGTCGTGCGCCGCCGACAGTGACCCAGAGCCCGAGCGGCTGGGCGAGGAGCGCGCGGGCCCGGCGCTCGGCCGCAGCCCCGCCCTGGACAGCAGCAGCCCCCCTCGCCTGACCGAACCCGATCGCGCCAGGGAGCGGCGCAGCCCCGAGAGGGGCAAGGAGCCGGCCGAGAGCGTCGGGGACGGCCCGTTCGGCCTGCGGAGCCTAGAGAAGGAGCGCGCCGAAGCCCGGAGGAAGGACGAGGGGCGCAAGGAGGCGGGCGAGGGCAAGGAGCCCGGCCTGGCGCCGCTGGTGGTGCAGACGGACAGCGCGTCCCCGCTGGGCGCCGGACACCTGCCCGGCCTGGCCTTCTCCGGCCACCTGCACGGGCAGCAGTTCTTCGGGCCGCTGGGGGCCGGCCAGCCGCTCTTCCTGCACCCGGGACAGTTCGCCATGGGGCCCGGAGCCTTCTCCGCCATGGGCATGGGCCACCTACTAGCCTCGGTGGCCGgcagcggcggcggtggcggAGGCGGCGGGCCGGGGACCGCCACCGGGCTGGACGCGGGCGGGCTGGGTCCCGCGGGCAGTGCGGCCAGCACCGCCGGGCCCTTCCCATTCCACCTCTCCCAGCACATGCTGGCATCTCAG GGAATCCCCATGCCCACTTTCGGAGGCCTCTTCCCCTATCCCTACACCTACATGGCGGCCGCTGCGGCGGCGGCCTCGGCTCTGCCAGCCACCAGCGCTGCGGCCGCGGCCGCGGCTGCCGCCGGTTCCCTGTCCCGGAGCCCCTTTCTGGGCAGTTCCCGGCCCCGCCTGCGCTTCAGCCCCTACCAGATCCCGGTCTCCATCCCACCGAGCACTAGCCTCCTCACCACCGGGCTGGCGGCGGAGGGCTCCAAGGCTGCAGGCGGCGGCAACAGCCGGGAGCCCAGCCCGCTGCCGGAGCTGGCCCTCCGCAAAGTGGGGGCCCCGGCCCGCGTAGCCCTGTCGCCCGGCGGCGCGGCCAAAGAGGCGGCCAGTGAACTGCAGAGCATTCAGAGACTG GTTGCTCAACCTGGGCACTTTCGAGGCCGAGAGGCGCTGGCTTCCAGTTCACCAGGGGCATCCGGGACGGTGAGACGGAGGAAGGGTGAAGGAGAACAGGCCTCCGGGCTCCCTGGACACCTTCGTGGGCTCATCCATTTGCAAGGAAGAGAATcgtgtcctcttccagggaaggAGCCGGCCCCTAGGCCACGCTGA
- the TBX2 gene encoding T-box transcription factor TBX2 isoform X2 translates to MREPALAASAMAYHPFHAPRPADFPMSAFLAAAQPSFFPALALPPGALAKPLPDPGLAGAAAAAAAAAAAAEAGLHVSALGPHPPAAHLRSLKSLEPEDEVEDDPKVTLEAKELWDQFHKLGTEMVITKSGRRMFPPFKVRVSGLDKKAKYILLMDIVAADDCRYKFHNSRWMVAGKADPEMPKRMYIHPDSPATGEQWMAKPVAFHKLKLTNNISDKHGFTILNSMHKYQPRFHIVRANDILKLPYSTFRTYVFPETDFIAVTAYQNDKITQLKIDNNPFAKGFRDTGNGRREKRKQLTLPSLRLYEEHCKPERDGAESDASSCEPPPAREPPPSPGTAPSPLRLHRTRAEEKSCAADSDPEPERLGEERAGPALGRSPALDSSSPPRLTEPDRARERRSPERGKEPAESVGDGPFGLRSLEKERAEARRKDEGRKEAGEGKEPGLAPLVVQTDSASPLGAGHLPGLAFSGHLHGQQFFGPLGAGQPLFLHPGQFAMGPGAFSAMGMGHLLASVAGSGGGGGGGGPGTATGLDAGGLGPAGSAASTAGPFPFHLSQHMLASQGIPMPTFGGLFPYPYTYMAAAAAAASALPATSAAAAAAAAAGSLSRSPFLGSSRPRLRFSPYQIPVSIPPSTSLLTTGLAAEGSKAAGGGNSREPSPLPELALRKVGAPARVALSPGGAAKEAASELQSIQRLVSGLESQRALSPGRDSPK, encoded by the exons ATGAGAGAGCCGGCGCTGGCGGCCAGCGCCATGGCTTACCACCCGTTCCACGCGCCACGGCCGGCCGACTTCCCCATGTCCGCCTTCCTGGCGGCGGCGCAGCCCTCCTTCTTCCCGGCTCTCGCGCTGCCGCCCGGCGCTCTGGCCAAGCCGCTGCCCGACCCGGGCttggcgggggcggcggcggcggcggccgcggcggcggcggcggccgaggcGGGGCTGCACGTCTCGGCACTCGGCCCGCATCCGCCCGCCGCTCATCTGCGCTCGCTTAAGAGCCTGGAGCCCGAGGACGAGGTGGAGGACGACCCCAAGGTGACGCTGGAGGCCAAGGAGCTGTGGGACCAGTTCCACAAGCTGGGCACCGAGATGGTCATCACCAAGTCCGGGAG AAGGATGTTTCCTCCCTTCAAGGTGCGAGTCAGCGGCCTGGACAAGAAGGCCAAATACATCCTGCTGATGGACATTGTGGCCGCTGATGACTGCCGGTATAAATTCCATAACTCCCGCTGGATGGTGGCAGGCAAGGCCGACCCCGAGATGCCCAAGCGGATGTACATCCACCCGGACAGCCCAGCCACGGGGGAGCAGTGGATGGCCAAGCCGGTGGCCTTCCACAAGCTCAAGCTGACCAACAACATCTCGGACAAACACGGCTTC ACCATCCTGAACTCCATGCACAAGTACCAACCGCGCTTCCATATCGTGCGAGCCAACGACATCCTGAAACTGCCCTACAGCACGTTCCGCACCTACGTGTTCCCCGAGACCGACTTCATCGCGGTCACCGCCTACCAGAATGACAAG ATCACGCAGCTTAAGATCGACAACAACCCGTTTGCCAAAGGCTTCCGGGACACCGGGAACGGCCGGCGGGAGAAAAG GAAGCAGCTGACGCTGCCGTCGCTGCGCCTGTATGAGGAGCACTGCAAGCCGGAGCGCGACGGCGCGGAGTCGGACGCCTCATCCTGCGAGCCTCCCCCTGCGCGGGAACCGCCGCCGTCTCCAGGGACGGCGCCCAGCCCCCTGCGCCTGCACCGGACCAGAG CCGAGGAGAAGTCGTGCGCCGCCGACAGTGACCCAGAGCCCGAGCGGCTGGGCGAGGAGCGCGCGGGCCCGGCGCTCGGCCGCAGCCCCGCCCTGGACAGCAGCAGCCCCCCTCGCCTGACCGAACCCGATCGCGCCAGGGAGCGGCGCAGCCCCGAGAGGGGCAAGGAGCCGGCCGAGAGCGTCGGGGACGGCCCGTTCGGCCTGCGGAGCCTAGAGAAGGAGCGCGCCGAAGCCCGGAGGAAGGACGAGGGGCGCAAGGAGGCGGGCGAGGGCAAGGAGCCCGGCCTGGCGCCGCTGGTGGTGCAGACGGACAGCGCGTCCCCGCTGGGCGCCGGACACCTGCCCGGCCTGGCCTTCTCCGGCCACCTGCACGGGCAGCAGTTCTTCGGGCCGCTGGGGGCCGGCCAGCCGCTCTTCCTGCACCCGGGACAGTTCGCCATGGGGCCCGGAGCCTTCTCCGCCATGGGCATGGGCCACCTACTAGCCTCGGTGGCCGgcagcggcggcggtggcggAGGCGGCGGGCCGGGGACCGCCACCGGGCTGGACGCGGGCGGGCTGGGTCCCGCGGGCAGTGCGGCCAGCACCGCCGGGCCCTTCCCATTCCACCTCTCCCAGCACATGCTGGCATCTCAG GGAATCCCCATGCCCACTTTCGGAGGCCTCTTCCCCTATCCCTACACCTACATGGCGGCCGCTGCGGCGGCGGCCTCGGCTCTGCCAGCCACCAGCGCTGCGGCCGCGGCCGCGGCTGCCGCCGGTTCCCTGTCCCGGAGCCCCTTTCTGGGCAGTTCCCGGCCCCGCCTGCGCTTCAGCCCCTACCAGATCCCGGTCTCCATCCCACCGAGCACTAGCCTCCTCACCACCGGGCTGGCGGCGGAGGGCTCCAAGGCTGCAGGCGGCGGCAACAGCCGGGAGCCCAGCCCGCTGCCGGAGCTGGCCCTCCGCAAAGTGGGGGCCCCGGCCCGCGTAGCCCTGTCGCCCGGCGGCGCGGCCAAAGAGGCGGCCAGTGAACTGCAGAGCATTCAGAGACTGGTGAGTGGGCTGGAGAGCCAGCGAGCCCTCTCCCCCGGCAGGGACTCGCCCAAGTGA